In a single window of the Cervus elaphus chromosome 1, mCerEla1.1, whole genome shotgun sequence genome:
- the IL18 gene encoding interleukin-18 isoform X2: MAAEPVEDDCISFVEMKFINNTLYFVAENDDLESDYFGKLEPKLSIIRNLNDQVLFINQGNQPVFEDMPDSDCSDNAPQTIFIIYMYKDSLTRGLAVTISVQCKKMSTLSCENKILSFKEMNPPDNIDNEGNDIIFFQRSVPGHDDKIQFESSLYRGYFLACEKENDLFKLILKKQDDNGDKSVMFTVQNQN, from the exons ATGGCTGCAGAACCAGTAGAAGACGATTGCATCAGCTTTGTGGAAATGAAATTTATTAACAATACACTTtattttgtag cTGAAAATGATG ACCTGGAATCAGATTACTTTGGCAAGCTTGAACCTAAGCTCTCAATCATACGAAATTTGAACGACCAAGTTCTCTTCATTAACCAGGGAAATCAACCTGTCTTTGAGGATATGCCTGATTCTGACTGTTCAG ATAATGCACCCCAGAccatatttatcatatatatgtacaaagaCAGCCTCACTAGAGGTCTGGCCGTAACCATCTCTGTGCAGTGTAAGAAAATGTCTACTCTCTCCTGTGAGAACAAAATTCTTTCCTTTAAG gaaATGAATCCTCCTGATAACATTGATAATGAAGGAAATGACATCATATTCTTTCAGAGAAGTGTTCCAGGACATGATGACAAGATACAGTTTGAGTCTTCATTGTACAGAGGATACTTTCTAGCTTGTGAAAAAGAGAATGACCTTTTCAAACTCATTTTGAAAAAACAAGATGATAATGGAGATAAATCTGTAATGTTCACTGTTCAAAACCAGAACTAG
- the IL18 gene encoding interleukin-18 isoform X1 has protein sequence MAAEPVEDDCISFVEMKFINNTLYFVAENDEDLESDYFGKLEPKLSIIRNLNDQVLFINQGNQPVFEDMPDSDCSDNAPQTIFIIYMYKDSLTRGLAVTISVQCKKMSTLSCENKILSFKEMNPPDNIDNEGNDIIFFQRSVPGHDDKIQFESSLYRGYFLACEKENDLFKLILKKQDDNGDKSVMFTVQNQN, from the exons ATGGCTGCAGAACCAGTAGAAGACGATTGCATCAGCTTTGTGGAAATGAAATTTATTAACAATACACTTtattttgtag cTGAAAATGATG AAGACCTGGAATCAGATTACTTTGGCAAGCTTGAACCTAAGCTCTCAATCATACGAAATTTGAACGACCAAGTTCTCTTCATTAACCAGGGAAATCAACCTGTCTTTGAGGATATGCCTGATTCTGACTGTTCAG ATAATGCACCCCAGAccatatttatcatatatatgtacaaagaCAGCCTCACTAGAGGTCTGGCCGTAACCATCTCTGTGCAGTGTAAGAAAATGTCTACTCTCTCCTGTGAGAACAAAATTCTTTCCTTTAAG gaaATGAATCCTCCTGATAACATTGATAATGAAGGAAATGACATCATATTCTTTCAGAGAAGTGTTCCAGGACATGATGACAAGATACAGTTTGAGTCTTCATTGTACAGAGGATACTTTCTAGCTTGTGAAAAAGAGAATGACCTTTTCAAACTCATTTTGAAAAAACAAGATGATAATGGAGATAAATCTGTAATGTTCACTGTTCAAAACCAGAACTAG